Proteins found in one Salvia splendens isolate huo1 chromosome 10, SspV2, whole genome shotgun sequence genomic segment:
- the LOC121751188 gene encoding rRNA-processing protein UTP23 homolog → MRFTKQKRHRKAVRFFTSCFGFREPFKVLCDGTFVHHLIANVIAPADTALTNILGAPVKIFTTRCVVAELKSLGSSYSDSVDAARSLMVARCDHEKRKSAIACITEVIGEKNTEHFFVATQDAELRKKFQQIPGVPLVYALRNALFLERPSAFQQESAKAAEEERSRMTELELKMLKLKKKKVANDEGRNSSETEEEQILETLIPRTDVKMTRIDKADKAQFKRKRAKGPNPLSCKKKKKQGNTDTASQKMRSQVRSQEGDGDNSARNRKRKRSRKNKTSTEL, encoded by the exons ATGAGGTTCACCAAGCAAAAGCGGCACCGCAAAGCTGTGCGATTTTTCACGTCCTGCTTCGGGTTTCGGGAGCCGTTCAAAGTCCTATGCGACGGGACCTTCGTGCACCATCTTATAGCAAATGTAATTGCTCCAGCTGATACCGCATTGACGAATATCCTTGGCGCGCCCGTCAAAATATTCACCACCAG ATGTGTTGTTGCGGAGCTGAAAAGCCTCGGTAGCTCTTACTCTGACTCGGTCGATGCTGCGCGTAGCCTGATGGTTGCAAG ATGTGATCATGAAAAGCGGAAGAGTGCTATAGCATGCATAACAGAAGTTATTGGAGAAAAAAACACTGAGCATTTCTTTGTCGCCACACAGGATGCGGAGCTGAGGAAAAAGTTTCAACAG ATTCCAGGTGTGCCTCTAGTATATGCTCTCAGAAATGCTCTCTTTCTTGAACGCCCTTCAGCTTTTCAGCAAGAGTCTGCAAAGGCTGCTGAAGAGGAACGGTCACGTATGACTGAGTTGGAGTTGAAGATGCTAAAGTTAAAGAAGAAAAAGGTAGCTAATGATGAAGGAAGGAATTCTTCTGAAACAGAAGAAGAACAGATTTTAGAGACACTGATTCCCAGGACAGATGTTAAGATGACTAGAATTGATAAAGCCGATAAAGCTCAATTCAAGCGGAAGAGAGCTAAG GGCCCAAATCCTCTATCAtgcaagaagaaaaagaaacaagGAAATACAGATACTGCTTCACAAAAG ATGAGAAGTCAAGTTCGGTCTCAGGAAGGAGATGGTGATAATAGCGCAAGAAACAGGAAACGGAAGAGGTCGAGGAAAAACAAGACTTCCACTGAGTTGTGA
- the LOC121751189 gene encoding BURP domain-containing protein BNM2A-like — protein sequence MDVKLPLCSLIILLIWQAAINGNGLQKMDMRIEQVHSSPHMHHHMDPSLIVFFFVEDLTVGNTIPIYFPSRGLDSASARLLPKEEADSIPFSSDQLNHLLEVYSFPQGSPQATAMEDTLRQCETKPIKGETKTCPTSWGSMLDFASSIIGSGTKIKILSTTHITPSIAVLQKYKIMGVVEYPASKVVACHTMPYPYAVFYCHYQESQSRVFNVSLTGENGDRVEAVAVCHMDTSQWSHNHVSFKVLGIEPGSSPVCHFFPADNFVCVP from the exons atggatgtaaagctCCCACTCTGCAGCCTCATCATTCTACTG ATTTGGCAGGCAGCTATTAATGGAAATGGATTGcaaaaaatggatatgagaaTTGAGCAAGTTCATTCATCACCCCACATGCATCACCACATGGATCCTTCACTCATCGTCTTCTTCTTCGTGGAGGATCTCACGGTAGGAAACACCATCCCCATCTACTTCCCGAGCAGAGGACTAGACTCTGCCTCCGCTCGTTTGCTCCCAAAAGAGGAAGCCGATTCCATTCCCTTCTCATCCGACCAACTCAACCACCTCCTCGAGGTCTACTCTTTCCCCCAGGGCTCGCCTCAAGCCACTGCCATGGAGGACACCCTCCGCCAGTGTGAGACGAAGCCCATCAAGGGTGAGACTAAGACCTGCCCGACATCTTGGGGCTCGATGCTTGATTTTGCTTCTAGCATCATTGGCTCAGGGACCAAGATCAAGATTCTGTCAACCACTCACATCACACCATCCATTGCCGTTCTACAGAAGTACAAGATCATGGGGGTCGTGGAATATCCGGCTTCGAAGGTTGTGGCATGCCATACGATGCCTTACCCTTATGCTGTTTTCTACTGCCATTACCAAGAGAGCCAGAGCAGGGTGTTTAACGTTTCACTTACCGGAGAGAATGGTGACCGGGTAGAAGCAGTTGCAGTCTGCCATATGGATACATCGCAGTGGAGCCACAACCATGTCTCCTTCAAGGTGCTTGGAATCGAGCCAGGCTCCTCCCCTGTGTGCCATTTCTTTCCAGCTGATAACTTTGTCTGTGTACCTTAG
- the LOC121751551 gene encoding uncharacterized protein LOC121751551 isoform X1, with translation MAFSALRQCNPSMQSSVYIRRLASGRARKQGGEPEAAKMGMLKKFTRGLGHSLYPIGIIGGCVVLAIMIAGHTGMQHFVRSPIVHVTKKNRGSMPEVDNPDAYIRAGDNFVNKSFLRKVGHLQETQYGESGGANIYTRSRESDTLRTVGVVEKK, from the exons ATGGCATTCAGCGCTTTG AGACAATGCAATCCTTCAATGCAAAGCTCGGTGTACATCCGGAGGTTGGCCTCAGGCAGGGCTCGGAAACAGGGTGGCGAGCCCGAGGCGGCGAAAATGGGAATGCTGAAGAAGTTCACGAGGGGGCTGGGGCATTCGTTGTACCCAATAGGGATAATTGGAGGGTGTGTTGTGCTGGCTATAATGATCGCAGGTCACACAGGGATGCAGCATTTCGTGCGGTCGCCGATAGTGCATGTCACCAAGAAGAATAGGGGCTCCATGCCGGAGGTAGACAACCCGGACGCCTACATCCGAGCCGGCGACAACTTTGTCAACAAATCCTTCCTCCGTAAGGTCGGCCACCTGCAGGAGACACAGTATGGCGAATCTGGAGGCGCCAATATATACACGCG CTCTCGTGAAAGTGATACTTTGAGAACGGTTGGAGTGGTTGAGAAGAAGTAG
- the LOC121751551 gene encoding uncharacterized protein LOC121751551 isoform X2, which yields MQSSVYIRRLASGRARKQGGEPEAAKMGMLKKFTRGLGHSLYPIGIIGGCVVLAIMIAGHTGMQHFVRSPIVHVTKKNRGSMPEVDNPDAYIRAGDNFVNKSFLRKVGHLQETQYGESGGANIYTRSRESDTLRTVGVVEKK from the exons ATGCAAAGCTCGGTGTACATCCGGAGGTTGGCCTCAGGCAGGGCTCGGAAACAGGGTGGCGAGCCCGAGGCGGCGAAAATGGGAATGCTGAAGAAGTTCACGAGGGGGCTGGGGCATTCGTTGTACCCAATAGGGATAATTGGAGGGTGTGTTGTGCTGGCTATAATGATCGCAGGTCACACAGGGATGCAGCATTTCGTGCGGTCGCCGATAGTGCATGTCACCAAGAAGAATAGGGGCTCCATGCCGGAGGTAGACAACCCGGACGCCTACATCCGAGCCGGCGACAACTTTGTCAACAAATCCTTCCTCCGTAAGGTCGGCCACCTGCAGGAGACACAGTATGGCGAATCTGGAGGCGCCAATATATACACGCG CTCTCGTGAAAGTGATACTTTGAGAACGGTTGGAGTGGTTGAGAAGAAGTAG
- the LOC121752529 gene encoding guanine nucleotide-binding protein subunit beta-2, protein MSVAELKERHLAAAETVNSLKDRLKQKRLLLLDTDVAGYARSQGQTRVSFGPTDLVCCRTLQGHTGKVYSLDWTPERNRIVSASQDGRLIVWNALTSQKTHAIKLPCAWVMTCAFSPSGQSVACGGLDSMCSIFNLNSQTDKDGNLPVSRMLSGHKGYVSSCQYVPDEDTHLITASGDQTCVLWDITTGLRTSVFGGEFQSGHTADVLSVSINGSNSRMFISGSCDSTVRLWDTRVASRASRTFHGHEGDVNSVKFFPDGYRFGTGSDDGTCRLFDIRTGHQLQEYNQQHVDNEAPHVTSIAFSTSGRLLFAGYTNGDCYVWDTLLAEVVLDLGKLQNSHGSRISCLGLSADGSALCTGSWDSNLKIWAFGGHRRVN, encoded by the exons ATGTCCGTCGCTGAGCTCAAGGAGCGCCACTTGGCCGCTGCGGAAACCGTTAATTCTCTCAAGGACAGATTGAAGCAGAAGCGGCTCCTGCTTCTCGACACCGATG TCGCCGGCTACGCCAGGTCGCAGGGACAAACTCGGGTGAGTTTTGGACCCACTGATCTTGTTTGTTGCCGGACTCTTCAGGGCCACACCGGAAAG GTGTATTCGCTGGATTGGACTCCAGAAAGGAATCGTATAGTCAGTGCATCTCAAGATGGACGATTAATAGTTTGGAATGCTCTCACAAGCCAGAAGACTCACGCAATTAAGCTACCTTGTGCATGGGTAATGACTTGTGCTTTCTCACCCAGTGGGCAATCTGTTGCCTGTGGTGGCCTAGATAGTATGTGCTCTATCTTTAATCTGAACTCTCAAACCGACAAGGATGGAAATCTTCCAGTATCAAGAATGCTTAGTGGGCACAAGGGTTATGTATCATCATGCCAGTATGTTCCAGATGAGGATACACACCTTATAACTGCTTCTGGTGACCAAACATGTGTCCTATGGGATATTACCACTGGCCTAAGGACGTCCGTGTTTGGAGGTGAATTCCAGTCTGGGCATACTGCTGACGTTCTAAG TGTCTCTATAAATGGATCCAACTCTAGAATGTTCATATCTGGCTCCTGTGATTCAACAGTCCGTCTGTGGGATACCCGTGTTGCTAGTCGAGCATCTCGTACTTTTCATGGCCACGAGGGAGATGTTAATTCAGTGAAGTTCTTTCCTGATGGGTATAGATTTGGAACGGGTTCAGATGATGGAACTTGCAGATTGTTTGACATTAGAACAGGCCACCAGCTACAAGAGTACAATCAACAACATGTTGATAATGAGGCTCCTCATGTAACTTCAATTGCATTCTCCACTTCTGGCCGTCTCCTCTTTGCTGGATACACCAATGGAGATTGCTACGTCTGGGACACTCTATTGGCCGAG GTTGTATTGGACTTGGGAAAACTTCAAAATTCTCACGGTAGTCGGATCAGCTGTTTGGGACTGTCTGCTGATGGTAGTGCCCTATGTACAGGAAGTTGGGACTCAAACCTCAAG ATCTGGGCTTTTGGAGGGCATAGAAGAGTCAACTGA